The Kaustia mangrovi genome has a segment encoding these proteins:
- the boxC gene encoding 2,3-epoxybenzoyl-CoA dihydrolase, with amino-acid sequence MQITRHKGDNLVRNAIDFQTSPDRYRHWRVEYDGDVANLFMDVDEKGGLFEGYELKLNSYDLGVDIELADIVQRMRFEHPEVKAVVLQSGKDKVFCAGANIRMLAGAAHAHKVNFCKFTNETRNTYEAAGAESGQHYICAVRGSCAGGGYELALACDHIMLTDDGASNVALPEVPLLAVLPGTGGLTRVTDKRKVRRDLADVFCSVEEGVRGKRAKDWNLVDEVVPNSRFAETVAERAREFAARSSRAPADRGIALDPLERRFADDGSVVYSTVEVAVDRARGLATVEIAGPSDPAPASADALVEEGAQSWMLRCARELDDAILHLRLNEPELGVLVFKTQGDPAQVAAHERALIDNRDHWLAHEILLYWKRVLKRIDMTSRSLVALIEPGSCFAGTLAEIAFAADRAYMADGEFEGDNRPVATLTLTEANFGPYPMANDLTRLQTRFLGAPDAVEAAKAEKDTALEAADASRLGLVTFALDDIDWEDEVRVFLEERASFSPDAMTGMEANLRFAGPETMETRVFGRLTAWQNWIFQRPNAVGETGALRRYGTGMRGEFDMGRV; translated from the coding sequence ATGCAAATCACCAGACACAAGGGAGACAATCTGGTGCGTAACGCGATCGACTTTCAGACAAGCCCCGACCGATACCGGCACTGGCGTGTCGAATATGACGGCGACGTCGCCAATCTGTTCATGGATGTCGACGAGAAGGGCGGGCTGTTCGAGGGCTATGAGCTGAAGCTCAACTCCTACGACCTCGGTGTCGATATCGAGCTCGCCGACATCGTCCAGCGCATGCGCTTCGAGCACCCGGAGGTGAAGGCGGTGGTGCTGCAGTCGGGCAAGGACAAGGTGTTCTGCGCCGGAGCCAATATCCGAATGCTGGCCGGCGCGGCCCATGCCCACAAGGTCAATTTCTGCAAGTTCACCAACGAGACGCGCAACACCTACGAGGCGGCGGGCGCGGAGTCCGGCCAGCACTATATCTGCGCGGTCCGGGGCTCGTGCGCCGGCGGCGGCTACGAGCTGGCGCTTGCCTGCGACCACATCATGCTGACCGATGACGGCGCCTCCAATGTCGCCCTGCCCGAGGTGCCGCTGCTCGCCGTTCTCCCCGGCACGGGCGGCCTCACCCGCGTCACCGACAAGCGCAAGGTGCGCCGCGACCTGGCCGATGTCTTCTGCTCGGTGGAGGAGGGCGTGAGGGGCAAGCGTGCGAAGGACTGGAACCTCGTCGACGAGGTCGTCCCCAACAGCCGCTTCGCGGAAACGGTCGCCGAACGCGCCAGGGAGTTCGCCGCAAGGTCGAGCCGCGCGCCGGCGGACAGGGGCATCGCGCTCGACCCCCTCGAGCGCCGCTTCGCCGATGACGGCTCCGTCGTCTATTCCACCGTCGAGGTCGCCGTCGACCGCGCGCGCGGCCTCGCCACCGTCGAGATCGCCGGCCCGTCCGATCCGGCACCGGCCTCCGCCGACGCCCTCGTCGAGGAGGGCGCGCAGAGCTGGATGCTCCGATGCGCGCGCGAGCTCGACGACGCCATCCTGCATCTGAGGCTCAACGAGCCCGAGCTCGGCGTCCTCGTCTTCAAGACGCAGGGCGACCCGGCGCAGGTCGCAGCGCACGAGCGCGCGCTCATCGACAACAGGGACCACTGGCTCGCCCACGAGATCCTGCTCTACTGGAAGCGGGTCCTGAAGCGCATCGACATGACGTCGCGCTCGCTGGTCGCGCTCATCGAGCCGGGCTCGTGCTTTGCGGGAACCCTTGCCGAAATCGCCTTCGCCGCCGACCGCGCCTACATGGCGGACGGCGAGTTCGAGGGCGACAACCGCCCCGTCGCGACCCTCACCCTGACGGAGGCGAATTTCGGCCCCTATCCGATGGCCAACGACCTGACGCGCCTTCAGACGCGCTTCCTCGGCGCGCCCGACGCGGTCGAGGCGGCGAAGGCGGAGAAGGACACCGCGCTCGAGGCGGCAGACGCCAGCCGGCTCGGGCTCGTGACCTTCGCGCTCGACGACATCGACTGGGAGGACGAGGTGCGCGTGTTCCTGGAGGAGCGCGCGAGCTTCTCGCCCGATGCCATGACCGGCATGGAGGCCAATCTCCGCTTCGCCGGCCCGGAGACCATGGAAACCCGCGTCTTCGGCCGCCTCACCGCCTGGCAGAACTGGATATTCCAGCGCCCCAACGCCGTCGGCGAGACCGGCGCGCTGAGGCGCTATGGAACCGGGATGCGCGGCGAGTTCGACATGGGTCGGGTCTGA
- the boxB gene encoding benzoyl-CoA 2,3-epoxidase subunit BoxB, with translation MINLSDVSYDTQIPNNVGLSSDRRVLKALERWHPGYISWWNDLGPEGFQESLVYLRTAVSVDPKGWAKFDYVKMPEYRWGILLAPEVEDRTIPCGEHYGQPAWQEVPGEYRAMLRRLIVIQGDTEPASVEQQRHLGKTAPSLYDMRNLFQVNVEEGRHLWAMVYLLQKYFGADGREEADDLLRRQSGSEEAPRMLGAFNEATPDWLSFFMFTYFTDRDGKMQLESLAQSGFDPLSRTCRFMLTEEAHHMFVGETGVGRTIQRTCEAMNEAGITDPYDIDKVRALGVIDLPTIQKKLNLHYSLSLDLFGSEVSTNAANAFNAGIKGRYQETKIEDDHRLKDATYPVAEFRDGRIEVSDAPALTAINMRLRDDYRRDASGGVKRWNGIIAKTGIDFEMTLPHEGFHRQIGTFAGAPITPEGEVLSQEDWDARKGDWLPDTADGDFIQSLMKPVWEPGVFASWIAPPRVGIDNKPGDFEYVRLHMA, from the coding sequence ATGATTAATCTGTCCGACGTCAGCTACGACACGCAGATTCCGAACAATGTTGGCCTGTCCTCAGATCGGCGCGTGCTGAAGGCGCTGGAGCGCTGGCACCCGGGCTATATCAGCTGGTGGAACGATCTGGGGCCGGAGGGCTTCCAGGAGAGCCTCGTCTATCTGCGCACCGCGGTGAGCGTCGACCCGAAGGGCTGGGCGAAGTTCGACTATGTGAAGATGCCCGAATATCGCTGGGGCATCCTGCTCGCCCCTGAGGTGGAGGACCGCACCATCCCGTGCGGCGAACATTACGGCCAGCCCGCATGGCAGGAGGTGCCGGGCGAATACCGCGCCATGCTGCGCCGGCTGATCGTCATCCAGGGCGACACCGAGCCCGCCTCCGTGGAGCAGCAGCGCCATCTCGGCAAGACCGCGCCGTCGCTCTACGACATGCGCAACCTGTTCCAGGTGAATGTCGAGGAGGGCCGGCATCTCTGGGCGATGGTCTATCTGCTCCAGAAATATTTCGGTGCCGACGGCCGCGAGGAGGCCGACGACCTCCTGCGCCGCCAGTCGGGCTCTGAGGAGGCCCCGCGCATGCTCGGCGCCTTCAACGAGGCGACGCCGGACTGGCTGTCCTTCTTCATGTTCACCTATTTCACCGACCGCGACGGCAAGATGCAGCTCGAAAGCCTCGCCCAGTCCGGCTTCGACCCCCTGTCGCGCACCTGCCGCTTCATGCTGACGGAGGAGGCCCACCACATGTTCGTGGGCGAGACCGGCGTCGGGCGCACCATCCAGCGCACCTGCGAGGCGATGAACGAGGCGGGCATCACCGACCCTTACGACATCGACAAGGTGCGCGCGCTCGGCGTCATCGACCTGCCGACCATCCAGAAGAAGCTCAACCTGCACTATTCGCTGTCGCTCGACCTGTTCGGCTCGGAAGTCTCCACCAACGCGGCCAATGCCTTCAATGCCGGCATCAAGGGCCGCTACCAGGAGACCAAGATCGAGGACGACCACCGGCTCAAGGACGCGACCTATCCGGTGGCCGAGTTCAGGGACGGCCGCATCGAGGTCTCCGACGCCCCGGCGCTCACCGCCATCAACATGCGGCTTCGCGACGACTACAGGCGCGACGCCTCCGGCGGCGTGAAGCGCTGGAACGGCATCATCGCCAAGACCGGGATCGACTTCGAGATGACCCTGCCGCACGAGGGCTTCCATCGCCAGATCGGCACGTTCGCCGGCGCCCCGATCACGCCGGAGGGCGAGGTGCTGTCGCAGGAGGACTGGGACGCGCGCAAGGGCGACTGGCTGCCGGATACGGCCGATGGCGACTTCATCCAGTCGCTCATGAAGCCGGTCTGGGAGCCCGGCGTGTTCGCAAGCTGGATCGCCCCGCCGCGCGTGGGCATCGACAACAAGCCCGGCGACTTCGAATACGTCAGGCTGCACATGGCGTGA
- the boxA gene encoding benzoyl-CoA 2,3-epoxidase subunit BoxA produces MTKPIKQHLIDPEICIRCYTCEEACPVDAITHNDDNVVVDASKCDFCMACIAPCPTGSIDNWRVVAKAYSLEEQFEWLELPEQEALAGPGDGGEADTTLEALDDEVAALLAEAHKGAGGKAKAPPSASKPSINLYNLGHPAEAVVQGNYRLTAEDADSDVRHIILDLGTQSFPVLEGQSVGIAPPGLDAQGKPFLPRLYSVSSPRDGERPNTNNLSLTVKREPHGVCSNYVCDLERGDRVKLTGPFGSTFLLPNDPQAKLVMICTGTGSAPFRGFTMRRQRTMPEIAGRMRLFFGARTPDALPYFGPLKKVPEAVLAKHFAFSRAEDAPKQYVQHRLLDERERLSALIADADTHIYICGLKAMEAGVEEAFEDIARGAGLDWHTIRDGMREAGRYHVETY; encoded by the coding sequence ATGACAAAGCCGATCAAACAACACCTGATCGACCCTGAAATCTGCATTCGCTGCTATACGTGCGAGGAGGCATGCCCCGTGGATGCCATCACGCACAATGACGACAATGTCGTCGTCGATGCGTCGAAATGCGATTTCTGCATGGCCTGCATCGCGCCCTGCCCGACCGGCTCCATCGACAATTGGCGCGTGGTGGCCAAGGCCTATTCGCTCGAAGAGCAGTTCGAATGGCTGGAGCTCCCCGAGCAGGAGGCGCTTGCCGGACCGGGCGACGGCGGCGAAGCCGATACCACGCTGGAAGCCCTCGACGACGAGGTCGCAGCCCTTCTCGCCGAAGCCCACAAGGGCGCGGGCGGCAAGGCCAAGGCACCGCCATCGGCGTCGAAGCCGAGCATCAATCTCTACAATCTCGGCCACCCGGCAGAGGCGGTCGTCCAGGGCAATTACCGGCTCACCGCGGAGGACGCCGACAGCGATGTGCGCCATATCATCCTCGATCTCGGCACCCAGTCCTTCCCCGTGCTCGAGGGCCAGAGCGTCGGCATCGCGCCGCCCGGCCTCGACGCTCAGGGCAAGCCCTTCCTGCCGCGGCTCTATTCCGTCTCGAGCCCGCGCGACGGCGAACGGCCCAATACCAACAACCTCTCGCTGACGGTGAAGCGCGAGCCGCACGGGGTCTGCTCGAACTATGTCTGCGACCTGGAGAGGGGCGACAGGGTGAAGCTCACCGGACCGTTCGGGTCCACCTTCCTCCTGCCGAACGACCCGCAGGCCAAGCTCGTCATGATCTGCACGGGCACGGGGTCCGCCCCGTTCCGCGGCTTCACCATGCGCCGGCAGCGCACCATGCCGGAGATCGCCGGCCGGATGCGCCTCTTCTTCGGCGCGCGCACGCCGGACGCCCTGCCCTATTTCGGCCCGCTCAAGAAGGTTCCGGAGGCGGTCCTGGCCAAGCATTTCGCCTTCAGCCGCGCCGAGGACGCCCCGAAGCAATATGTCCAGCACCGGCTCCTCGACGAGCGCGAAAGGCTTTCCGCCCTCATCGCCGACGCCGACACCCATATCTACATATGCGGCCTGAAGGCCATGGAGGCTGGCGTGGAAGAGGCATTCGAGGATATTGCACGCGGAGCCGGCCTCGACTGGCACACGATTCGCGACGGGATGCGCGAGGCCGGCCGGTATCACGTGGAGACCTATTAG
- a CDS encoding acyl-CoA thioesterase, with protein sequence MGPVADTEFVHAIRVTWADCDPALIAYTGRIPCFALDAIDAWWAHHVGYDWYRLNLDRGVGTPFVHMSLDFRAPVTPRHTLHCACAPTRLGTSSIEFRVTGRQDGHVCFEGRFVCVFVEAETFRKRQAPADLRAIIEGRLANPVDQ encoded by the coding sequence TTGGGCCCGGTCGCCGATACGGAGTTCGTCCATGCCATCCGCGTGACCTGGGCCGATTGCGACCCCGCGCTCATCGCCTATACCGGGCGCATTCCCTGCTTCGCGCTCGACGCCATAGACGCATGGTGGGCGCATCATGTGGGATATGACTGGTACCGGCTCAATCTCGACCGGGGTGTCGGCACGCCCTTCGTGCATATGAGCCTGGATTTCCGCGCGCCCGTCACGCCGCGCCACACGCTCCATTGCGCCTGCGCACCGACACGCCTCGGCACCTCCTCCATCGAATTCCGCGTCACGGGCCGGCAGGACGGCCATGTCTGCTTCGAGGGCCGGTTTGTCTGCGTCTTCGTCGAGGCGGAGACATTCCGCAAGAGGCAGGCCCCGGCCGACCTCAGGGCCATTATCGAGGGGCGGCTTGCAAATCCTGTTGATCAGTGA
- a CDS encoding helix-turn-helix transcriptional regulator, whose translation MSEITSFSGKIASVDTDAGDREARTQQFIATVGLRVRTARARKGISRRALSEKSGVSQRYLAQLESGTGNVSIALLRNIAEALDLRIEWLVAEEDPWASDFTTVAALYRTATKDQRRRVLEILDPEHPSLRRMQRVAFIGLRGAGKSTLGRLTASELNLPFLELNQEIEQISGMPVNELIALYGQEGYRRLERQSLERIAATHDTLVLAVAGGIVSEPETYSFLLRNYHTIWLKARPEEHMARVLAQGDERPMAGNPAAMDELRSILTSREALYAKAEAVVSTSNLTLEESLAAVLEVIEDKRFLTA comes from the coding sequence ATGAGTGAAATCACATCCTTCAGTGGAAAGATCGCGTCCGTCGACACCGATGCGGGTGACCGGGAAGCCCGGACCCAGCAGTTCATCGCAACCGTCGGCTTGCGTGTGAGGACCGCACGGGCGCGCAAGGGGATCTCCCGGCGGGCCCTGTCGGAGAAGTCCGGCGTATCGCAGCGCTACCTCGCCCAGCTCGAAAGCGGCACCGGCAACGTGTCGATCGCGCTTCTGCGCAATATTGCAGAAGCCCTCGACCTGCGCATCGAATGGCTGGTGGCGGAGGAGGACCCCTGGGCGTCCGACTTCACGACGGTGGCTGCGCTCTACAGGACCGCCACGAAGGATCAGCGCCGGCGCGTCCTGGAGATTCTCGACCCCGAACATCCCAGCCTCAGGCGCATGCAGCGCGTGGCGTTCATCGGCCTGCGCGGCGCCGGCAAGTCGACGCTCGGCCGGCTGACGGCTTCTGAGCTGAACCTGCCGTTCCTCGAGCTGAACCAGGAGATCGAGCAGATATCCGGCATGCCCGTCAACGAGCTGATCGCGCTCTATGGCCAGGAGGGCTATCGCCGGCTCGAGCGGCAATCGCTGGAGCGAATCGCGGCGACCCACGACACGCTCGTCCTCGCGGTCGCCGGCGGCATCGTGTCGGAGCCGGAGACCTACAGCTTCCTTTTGCGCAACTACCACACCATCTGGCTCAAGGCCCGGCCGGAGGAGCACATGGCCCGCGTGCTCGCCCAGGGCGACGAGCGCCCCATGGCCGGAAACCCCGCCGCCATGGACGAGCTGCGCTCCATTCTGACCAGCCGCGAGGCGCTTTACGCCAAGGCCGAAGCGGTGGTGTCCACCTCCAACCTGACGCTGGAGGAAAGCCTTGCAGCGGTACTCGAGGTGATCGAGGACAAGCGCTTCCTGACCGCGTAA
- the arr gene encoding NAD(+)--rifampin ADP-ribosyltransferase, which translates to MSASASVFSQSFFHGTRADLKPGDLIVVGHRSNFDEARSLSWVYFAGTLDAAIWGAELAVGPGRERIYVVEPTGPIVDDPNLTDKKFPGNPTLSYRSREPLRIIGEVTNWQGHPPEKLQQMKDGLARLQADGPADIID; encoded by the coding sequence ATGTCAGCGTCCGCCAGCGTGTTCTCCCAGTCGTTCTTTCATGGAACGCGGGCCGATCTGAAACCCGGAGACCTGATTGTCGTCGGTCACCGGTCGAACTTCGACGAAGCGAGATCGCTGTCCTGGGTCTATTTCGCGGGGACGCTGGACGCGGCGATCTGGGGGGCGGAACTGGCCGTCGGCCCCGGGCGGGAACGCATCTATGTCGTGGAGCCGACCGGGCCGATTGTGGACGATCCCAACCTGACCGATAAGAAGTTTCCCGGCAACCCGACGCTGTCCTATCGCTCCCGCGAGCCATTGCGCATCATCGGCGAAGTCACGAACTGGCAAGGGCACCCGCCCGAAAAGCTGCAGCAGATGAAGGACGGCCTAGCCCGCCTGCAGGCGGACGGACCCGCCGACATCATCGATTAG
- the rfbA gene encoding glucose-1-phosphate thymidylyltransferase RfbA: protein MKGLLLAGGNGTRLRPVTMSISKHLLPVYDKPLIYYPLSLLMLAGIREIMVISSPRDLPALRRLLGDGAQWGIRFAYGEQSSPDGLAQAFLIAEDFIGADGCALALGDNILFGHGLSDLVETAAERRAGATVFAYQVPDPERFGVVGFDDAGAPVSIEEKPARPASSWAVTGFYFYDNDVVGIARSVQPSARGELEITDVNRAYMARGALQVERLGRGFAWFDAGTHDSLLDAADYVRLVETHQRLKIASPEEIAFRRGYLDREALSRLIAERYAHTAYGDYLDRLAEDVPTLAEAARHQSFCD from the coding sequence ATGAAGGGCCTCCTGCTCGCCGGCGGCAATGGCACCAGGCTCCGGCCGGTGACCATGAGCATCTCCAAGCACCTGCTGCCGGTCTACGACAAGCCGCTCATCTATTATCCGCTGTCGCTGCTCATGCTCGCCGGTATCCGCGAGATCATGGTGATCTCCAGCCCCCGCGACCTGCCCGCGCTGCGGCGGCTTCTCGGCGACGGGGCCCAATGGGGCATCCGCTTCGCCTATGGCGAGCAGTCGAGCCCCGACGGGCTGGCGCAGGCCTTCCTCATCGCGGAGGACTTCATCGGCGCGGATGGCTGTGCGCTGGCGCTCGGCGACAACATCCTGTTCGGCCACGGGCTCTCCGATCTCGTCGAGACGGCGGCGGAGCGCCGGGCGGGCGCGACGGTCTTCGCCTATCAGGTGCCGGATCCCGAACGCTTCGGCGTGGTGGGCTTCGATGACGCCGGCGCACCGGTGTCGATCGAGGAGAAGCCCGCCCGGCCGGCATCGTCATGGGCTGTGACCGGCTTCTATTTCTACGACAACGACGTGGTCGGGATCGCCCGCTCCGTCCAGCCGTCGGCGCGCGGCGAGCTGGAGATCACCGACGTCAACCGGGCCTATATGGCACGCGGCGCGCTGCAGGTGGAACGCCTTGGCCGGGGCTTCGCCTGGTTCGATGCGGGCACCCATGACAGTCTGCTCGATGCGGCCGACTATGTGCGCCTGGTGGAAACCCATCAGAGGCTCAAGATCGCCAGTCCGGAGGAGATCGCGTTCCGGCGCGGCTATCTCGACCGCGAAGCTTTGTCCCGCCTCATCGCGGAGCGTTATGCGCACACCGCCTATGGCGACTATCTCGACCGGCTCGCAGAGGACGTCCCGACACTGGCGGAGGCCGCGCGCCATCAATCCTTCTGCGATTGA
- the rfbD gene encoding dTDP-4-dehydrorhamnose reductase, translating into MTVPDMLVIGRRGQLAGALARAAPGAGLSVTCLGRPGIDLAEPESIAEALDRTAPGVVVNAAAYTAVDRAEMEPERARAVNAWAPGIVARWCRECGVPLIHVSTDYVFDGLGRVPYREDDPTGPLGVYGETKLAGEIVVRNGLERHVILRTAWLHSADGANFVTTMLRLAREQRVLRVVDDQHGAPTYVDDLAAAIVRLAGTILDGGPGWSSSGEGLWGTYHLTNRGSASRYDFARTIFDIASRGGVARPTVVPIASAEHGASARRPAWSVLDTGLAERRLGLVLPHWRDGLERCLDRVAAEAA; encoded by the coding sequence ATGACGGTGCCCGATATGCTGGTCATCGGCCGTAGGGGGCAGCTTGCCGGCGCGCTCGCGCGGGCCGCGCCCGGGGCCGGGCTGTCCGTCACCTGCCTCGGTCGGCCCGGGATCGACCTCGCCGAGCCGGAGAGCATCGCGGAGGCGCTCGACCGGACCGCTCCAGGCGTCGTCGTCAATGCGGCGGCCTATACCGCGGTGGACCGTGCCGAGATGGAGCCCGAACGGGCCCGCGCCGTCAATGCCTGGGCGCCCGGCATCGTCGCCAGGTGGTGCCGCGAGTGCGGCGTCCCGCTGATCCATGTCTCCACCGACTATGTGTTCGACGGCCTCGGCCGGGTGCCCTACCGGGAGGACGATCCGACCGGTCCGCTCGGCGTCTATGGCGAGACGAAGCTTGCCGGCGAGATCGTCGTGCGCAACGGGCTCGAGCGCCATGTCATTCTCCGCACGGCCTGGCTCCACAGCGCCGACGGCGCCAACTTCGTGACGACCATGTTGCGGCTCGCGCGCGAGCAACGTGTGTTGCGCGTGGTCGACGACCAGCACGGCGCGCCGACCTATGTGGACGATCTCGCCGCGGCAATCGTCCGTCTCGCCGGCACGATCCTCGACGGCGGGCCGGGCTGGTCCTCCTCCGGCGAGGGGTTGTGGGGCACCTATCATCTGACCAATCGCGGATCGGCGAGCCGCTATGACTTCGCGCGGACCATCTTCGATATCGCCTCGCGCGGCGGCGTCGCGCGGCCGACCGTCGTCCCCATAGCCAGCGCCGAGCACGGCGCATCCGCCCGGCGGCCCGCCTGGTCGGTGCTCGACACGGGCCTTGCCGAACGGCGGCTCGGCCTCGTCCTGCCGCATTGGCGCGACGGGCTCGAGCGCTGTCTCGACCGGGTCGCGGCGGAGGCGGCATGA
- the rfbB gene encoding dTDP-glucose 4,6-dehydratase, translating to MRIIVTGGAGFIGSAVCRAIVHGTRHRAVNIDKLTYAATPQSTAGLAGSPRYRFCRLDIGDRAGLQAVLADEEPDAIIHLAAESHVDRSIEGPAAFIETNIVGTYTLLEAARRYWSGLPDTRRERFRVLHVSTDEVYGSLGPDDGTFTEASPYDPSSPYSASKASADHLAMAWQRTYGLPVIVSNCSNNYGPFQFPEKLVPVTIVNALDGMDLPIYGRGDNVRDWLHVEDHARALLALLARGRPGERYTVGGRAERRNIDVVRAVCGLLDRLAPRSGGGSYLEQIAFVADRAGHDFRYAIDPGRIEDEIGWRALEDFSSGLERTVRWYLDNEAWWRPLRQAGAAGRGKAAAPVGRAAGAAGVVAQGDVA from the coding sequence ATGCGCATTATCGTGACCGGGGGTGCCGGGTTCATCGGCTCGGCGGTATGCCGTGCGATCGTCCACGGGACCCGACATCGTGCCGTCAATATCGACAAGCTGACCTATGCCGCGACGCCGCAGTCGACGGCGGGGCTCGCGGGCTCGCCGCGCTACCGGTTCTGCCGGCTGGACATTGGCGACCGCGCCGGCCTGCAGGCCGTCCTTGCCGACGAGGAGCCCGACGCGATCATCCATCTCGCCGCGGAATCCCATGTCGACCGGTCGATCGAGGGGCCGGCGGCCTTCATCGAGACCAATATCGTGGGGACCTACACGTTGCTCGAGGCGGCGCGGCGCTACTGGTCCGGGCTCCCGGACACCCGCCGCGAGCGCTTTCGCGTTCTCCATGTCTCCACCGACGAAGTCTATGGCAGCCTCGGTCCCGACGACGGGACCTTCACCGAAGCGAGTCCCTACGATCCGAGCTCGCCCTATTCGGCGAGCAAGGCGAGCGCCGACCATCTGGCCATGGCCTGGCAGCGCACCTACGGCCTGCCGGTCATCGTCTCCAACTGCTCCAACAATTACGGCCCGTTCCAGTTCCCCGAGAAGCTCGTGCCCGTGACGATCGTCAACGCGCTCGACGGGATGGACCTGCCGATCTACGGCCGTGGCGACAATGTGCGCGACTGGCTTCATGTGGAGGACCATGCGCGCGCCCTCCTCGCCCTCCTCGCGCGCGGCCGGCCCGGCGAACGCTACACGGTCGGCGGGCGTGCGGAGCGGCGCAACATCGATGTGGTGCGCGCCGTCTGCGGGCTTCTGGACCGGCTGGCGCCACGCAGCGGCGGCGGTTCCTATCTTGAACAGATCGCCTTCGTGGCCGACCGGGCCGGCCACGATTTCCGCTATGCCATAGACCCCGGCCGGATCGAGGACGAGATCGGCTGGCGGGCCCTGGAGGACTTCTCCTCCGGCCTTGAGCGCACCGTGCGCTGGTATCTGGACAACGAGGCGTGGTGGCGTCCCTTGAGACAGGCCGGCGCTGCGGGGCGCGGCAAGGCCGCCGCACCGGTCGGCCGCGCGGCTGGCGCGGCCGGTGTCGTCGCGCAGGGAGATGTCGCATGA
- a CDS encoding phosphomannose isomerase type II C-terminal cupin domain, with product MRATEHGVPLPARARGDLADIQTVHLVACGDAQAEGGGNLERRLERELGRALALSESVPGPAAPLVVAEQAMQGALRAAYRRAGAEPGAVLWAPDGADRASALALAARWLRREGHGGLVLVSAWTCGGIDDGCADPDPLQTSFLCDPAALARFVESAFTQAETGQRQPAPVSFLAPVDTLLGALGGQAFHEAPVRPISGCSGPVRGGPPPVFRPWGRYRSVHRHEGVQVKEIVVEPGAQLSLQRHRYRSEHWVVVSGEALVTCGGETRLVGWNETFAIPRGEVHRLANPGEVPLRIIEVQLGTYLGEDDIVRIADDYGRA from the coding sequence ATGAGAGCGACAGAGCACGGCGTGCCGCTGCCGGCACGCGCGCGTGGCGATCTTGCCGACATTCAGACGGTTCATCTGGTGGCCTGCGGAGATGCGCAGGCAGAGGGTGGCGGCAATCTCGAGAGACGGCTTGAAAGAGAGCTCGGCCGGGCCCTTGCCCTGAGCGAGAGCGTGCCGGGACCGGCCGCACCGCTGGTGGTCGCGGAGCAGGCGATGCAGGGCGCGCTTCGCGCGGCCTATCGGCGGGCGGGCGCGGAGCCGGGCGCGGTCCTGTGGGCGCCCGACGGGGCGGATCGGGCATCCGCCCTGGCGCTCGCGGCCCGATGGCTCCGGCGCGAGGGGCATGGCGGGCTCGTTCTGGTGTCCGCCTGGACTTGCGGCGGGATCGACGATGGCTGTGCCGATCCCGATCCGCTTCAGACATCGTTCCTTTGCGATCCGGCCGCCCTCGCCCGTTTCGTGGAGAGCGCGTTCACGCAGGCGGAGACCGGGCAGCGGCAGCCGGCACCCGTTTCATTCCTGGCACCCGTCGATACGCTGCTCGGCGCGCTCGGCGGTCAGGCCTTCCACGAGGCGCCTGTCAGGCCGATTTCCGGCTGCTCCGGACCGGTGCGGGGTGGTCCGCCGCCGGTCTTCAGGCCGTGGGGGCGATATCGCAGCGTGCACAGGCATGAGGGTGTGCAGGTCAAGGAGATCGTGGTGGAGCCGGGCGCCCAGCTCTCGCTGCAGCGCCACCGCTACAGGAGCGAGCACTGGGTGGTCGTGTCCGGCGAGGCGCTCGTCACCTGCGGCGGGGAAACCCGGCTCGTCGGCTGGAACGAGACATTCGCCATCCCGCGCGGCGAGGTCCATCGTCTCGCCAATCCGGGAGAGGTGCCGTTACGTATCATCGAGGTCCAGCTCGGCACCTATCTGGGAGAGGACGACATTGTCCGTATCGCCGACGACTACGGGCGGGCCTGA